A part of Rhizobium binae genomic DNA contains:
- a CDS encoding DUF736 domain-containing protein, with protein MATIGTFTSTESGFTGSIRTLALNVKARIARIENPSDKGPHFRIYAGNVELGAAWQKRSSETDRDYLSVKLDDPSFPAPIYATLTEVEGEDGYQLIWSRPNRD; from the coding sequence ATGGCTACCATCGGCACCTTCACCTCCACCGAAAGCGGCTTCACCGGCTCGATCCGCACCCTCGCACTCAACGTCAAGGCCCGCATCGCCCGCATCGAAAACCCCTCCGACAAGGGTCCGCACTTCCGTATCTACGCCGGCAATGTCGAGCTGGGTGCCGCCTGGCAGAAGCGCTCCAGCGAGACCGACCGCGACTACCTCTCGGTCAAGCTGGACGACCCGAGCTTCCCGGCGCCGATCTACGCAACGCTCACCGAGGTCGAAGGCGAGGACGGCTACCAGCTGATCTGGTCCCGCCCCAACCGGGATTGA
- a CDS encoding WGR domain-containing protein: MSLDVATPGDDHVGMISQPYQLYVERSDPAKNMARYYAMEIEQTMFGEACLIRRWGRIGKRGQEKHHVFEREEEAVRLFLELLKQKRARGYRPRTTLRYLQN; encoded by the coding sequence ATGTCGTTGGACGTGGCGACGCCGGGTGACGATCATGTCGGCATGATTTCGCAACCCTACCAGCTCTATGTCGAACGATCGGATCCAGCCAAGAACATGGCTCGGTATTATGCCATGGAGATCGAGCAGACGATGTTCGGAGAGGCTTGCCTGATCCGGCGATGGGGAAGGATAGGCAAGCGCGGGCAGGAGAAACATCATGTTTTCGAACGGGAAGAAGAAGCGGTTCGCTTGTTCCTTGAGCTGTTGAAGCAAAAACGTGCTCGCGGCTATCGGCCCAGAACAACTCTGCGATATTTGCAAAACTGA
- the ltrA gene encoding group II intron reverse transcriptase/maturase has translation MTAIGAKAANAGASSHGGQIWDQTDWSQIEATVKRLQVRIAKATRECRWGKVKALQRLLTRSHSGKMLAVKRVTENRGKKTPGVDGEIWTTPVARWKGVMSLRHHGYRTMPLRRVYIPKSNGKKRPLGIPRMLCRAMQALWKLALEPVTETLADPNSYGFRPKRSTADAIEQCFITLARRKSATWVLEGDIKSCFDEISHDYILEHMPMDKAILRKWLQAGYVEEGTLFETRAGTPQGGVISPTIANRVLDGLEAAVDASVGSSKSTYRKAKPHVIRYADDFIVTSASKEVLEHKVLPAIRKYLAVRGLELSDEKSRITNIADGFDFLGQNVRKYNGKLLITPSKHSVKALLDKVRRIIKGNAAIAQEGLIQMLNPIIRGWAMYHRHVVAKATFSSIDFYIWRMLWRWACRRHPNKGARWIRRRYFRVNGSQSWDFSTEDAKYGLVRAAAVPIKRHAKIPALANPFDPTWDDYLARRQDAKHTAGEPGVTTWRWRMA, from the coding sequence ATGACGGCAATCGGTGCGAAAGCAGCGAATGCTGGTGCGTCCTCGCACGGAGGGCAGATTTGGGATCAGACAGACTGGTCGCAGATTGAAGCAACCGTGAAGCGACTTCAAGTGCGTATCGCCAAGGCCACTCGCGAATGCCGATGGGGCAAGGTAAAAGCCTTGCAACGTCTGCTGACCCGCTCGCACAGCGGCAAGATGCTGGCTGTGAAGCGGGTGACGGAGAATCGCGGGAAGAAAACGCCGGGAGTGGACGGAGAAATCTGGACAACCCCGGTGGCCAGATGGAAGGGAGTAATGTCGCTGCGGCATCACGGCTACCGTACCATGCCGTTGCGACGCGTTTATATTCCCAAGAGTAACGGCAAGAAGCGCCCGCTCGGGATACCCCGTATGCTGTGCCGCGCAATGCAAGCCTTATGGAAGCTTGCGCTGGAACCAGTGACGGAGACCTTGGCGGACCCGAATTCCTATGGATTTCGGCCCAAACGCTCGACAGCCGACGCCATTGAGCAGTGCTTCATCACGTTGGCAAGACGGAAGTCCGCCACGTGGGTTCTAGAGGGCGATATCAAAAGCTGTTTCGATGAAATCAGCCATGATTACATCCTCGAGCATATGCCTATGGACAAGGCGATCCTGCGGAAGTGGCTTCAAGCCGGATATGTTGAAGAGGGAACTCTGTTCGAGACGCGGGCGGGAACCCCGCAAGGGGGCGTGATTTCGCCCACAATCGCTAACAGAGTGTTGGATGGGCTTGAGGCCGCAGTCGATGCAAGCGTGGGATCGTCGAAATCCACGTACCGAAAAGCCAAGCCCCACGTCATCCGTTATGCCGACGACTTTATCGTAACCAGTGCATCGAAAGAGGTGCTGGAACACAAGGTCTTGCCGGCGATCAGGAAATACCTGGCTGTTCGTGGACTGGAACTCTCGGACGAGAAAAGCAGAATCACGAACATTGCGGATGGTTTCGATTTTCTGGGCCAGAATGTGCGAAAGTACAACGGCAAACTTCTCATCACGCCGTCCAAACACAGCGTCAAGGCGCTGCTGGATAAGGTCCGGAGAATCATCAAAGGCAACGCCGCCATCGCGCAGGAAGGATTGATACAAATGCTGAACCCGATCATTCGGGGATGGGCGATGTATCACCGCCATGTCGTGGCGAAGGCGACCTTCTCTTCGATAGACTTCTACATCTGGCGCATGCTCTGGAGATGGGCGTGCCGACGACACCCTAACAAAGGAGCACGGTGGATCAGGAGAAGGTATTTCAGGGTCAACGGTAGCCAGTCATGGGATTTCAGCACGGAGGACGCCAAGTATGGGCTTGTCCGTGCAGCGGCTGTCCCAATCAAGAGACATGCCAAAATTCCGGCGCTGGCTAACCCGTTCGATCCCACATGGGATGACTACCTCGCCCGCCGTCAGGACGCGAAACATACCGCCGGGGAGCCCGGTGTCACAACGTGGCGCTGGAGAATGGCTTGA
- a CDS encoding thermonuclease family protein, protein MIIAVGGWLAYGGADALPGFATLAKTPTTDSLSAAFSICDDNHRANCVVDGDTFWFEGQKIRIADLDTPELSPPRCEAERIKGEAAKSRLVTLLNAGKFSLAAGFRDEDKYGRKLRTVSRAGNSLGNVLIKEGLARSWDGARHGWCQSGR, encoded by the coding sequence GTGATCATTGCTGTTGGAGGTTGGCTTGCCTATGGCGGCGCCGACGCTCTCCCCGGCTTCGCCACTTTGGCCAAGACACCGACGACGGATTCATTGTCGGCGGCATTTTCGATCTGCGACGACAATCATCGAGCGAACTGCGTCGTCGACGGCGACACATTCTGGTTCGAGGGCCAAAAAATCCGCATTGCCGATCTCGATACGCCTGAACTCAGCCCGCCCCGCTGCGAGGCTGAACGGATCAAAGGTGAAGCGGCAAAATCCCGCCTCGTGACGCTGCTCAACGCGGGAAAATTCTCCCTGGCGGCCGGATTCCGTGACGAAGACAAGTACGGTCGCAAACTTCGAACGGTGTCTCGTGCGGGCAACTCGCTGGGCAACGTTTTGATCAAGGAAGGCCTGGCCCGGTCATGGGATGGCGCGCGACACGGCTGGTGCCAAAGCGGGCGTTAG
- the traG gene encoding Ti-type conjugative transfer system protein TraG yields the protein MTINRFALVVVPGTLMILVVIGMTGIEQWLSGFGKTEAARLAWGRAGIALPYVAGATIGVLLLFSSAGSISIKQAGWGVVAGSSGTILVAAVRETMRLPAFMKSVPADKTVLVFLDPATSIGASAALLCAGFALRVALIGNAAFARAEPKRIQGKRALHGEADWMKLTEAAKLFPDAGGIVIGECYRVDKDSVGSQAFRADSAETWGVGGKSPLLCFDGSFGSSHGIVFAGSGGFKTTSVTIPTALKWGGTLIVLDPSNEVAPMVSVHRGGAGRDVFVLDPRKPDIGFNVLDWVGRFGGTKEEDIASVASWIMSDGGGVRGVRDDFFRASALQLLTALIADVCLSGRTDEHDQTLRQVRMNLSEPEPTLRKRLQDIYDNSGSDFVKENVAAFVNMTPETFSGVYANAVKETHWLSYPNYAALVSGKKFATNDIAAGNTDVFINIDLKTLETHSGLARVIIGSFLNAIYNRDGQIKGRALFLLDEVARLGYMRIIETARDAGRKYGITLTMIYQSIGQMRETYGGRDAASKWFESASWISFAAINDPETADYISRRCGMTTVEIDQVSRSFQAKGSSRTRSKQLAARPLIQPHEVLRIRADEQIVFTAGNAPLRCGRAIWFRRGDMKACVGTNRFHMIGDTPKTA from the coding sequence ATGACTATCAATAGGTTTGCGCTCGTCGTCGTACCAGGGACATTGATGATCCTGGTCGTCATCGGAATGACCGGGATCGAGCAGTGGCTTTCCGGTTTCGGTAAGACCGAGGCCGCGCGACTGGCGTGGGGGCGGGCGGGCATCGCATTGCCCTATGTCGCCGGTGCGACGATCGGAGTTCTGTTGCTGTTTTCGAGCGCCGGTTCGATCAGTATCAAGCAGGCAGGTTGGGGCGTCGTCGCGGGATCGAGTGGGACAATCCTGGTCGCAGCAGTCCGTGAAACAATGCGCCTTCCCGCTTTCATGAAGTCGGTACCGGCCGACAAGACGGTCTTGGTCTTTCTCGATCCGGCGACGTCGATCGGCGCGAGTGCGGCGCTCTTATGTGCCGGCTTCGCGCTTCGCGTGGCGCTCATCGGCAATGCGGCATTCGCAAGGGCCGAGCCGAAACGCATTCAGGGCAAGCGAGCGCTGCATGGCGAAGCGGATTGGATGAAGCTCACAGAGGCGGCAAAGTTGTTTCCCGATGCCGGTGGCATCGTCATCGGTGAGTGCTATCGGGTCGACAAAGACAGTGTCGGGAGCCAAGCGTTTCGAGCCGATAGCGCCGAGACGTGGGGCGTCGGTGGCAAGTCGCCGTTGCTGTGCTTCGATGGCTCGTTCGGCTCGTCGCACGGGATCGTCTTTGCCGGTTCCGGCGGTTTCAAAACGACGTCGGTGACGATCCCGACGGCACTCAAATGGGGCGGCACGCTGATCGTGCTCGATCCTTCGAACGAGGTCGCACCGATGGTCTCCGTGCATCGCGGCGGAGCCGGAAGGGATGTATTCGTCCTCGATCCAAGGAAGCCTGACATCGGTTTTAACGTGCTGGACTGGGTCGGTCGTTTCGGCGGGACGAAGGAAGAGGATATTGCCTCGGTCGCCTCCTGGATCATGAGCGACGGCGGAGGCGTGCGTGGTGTCCGTGACGACTTCTTTCGCGCATCGGCGCTGCAACTGCTGACGGCGCTGATCGCCGATGTCTGCCTGTCCGGCCGCACGGACGAGCACGACCAGACGCTTCGGCAGGTGCGCATGAACCTCTCGGAGCCGGAGCCGACATTGCGCAAACGGCTGCAAGACATCTACGACAATTCGGGCTCGGATTTTGTGAAGGAAAACGTCGCAGCCTTCGTCAACATGACGCCGGAAACTTTCTCCGGCGTCTACGCCAACGCGGTCAAGGAAACACACTGGCTTTCCTATCCGAACTACGCGGCGCTAGTATCGGGAAAGAAGTTCGCGACCAACGACATCGCGGCCGGCAATACGGACGTCTTCATCAACATAGACCTCAAGACCTTGGAGACCCATTCCGGTCTTGCGCGCGTCATCATCGGCTCGTTTCTGAATGCGATCTACAATCGCGACGGACAGATCAAGGGGCGCGCCCTGTTTCTCCTCGATGAGGTCGCGCGCCTCGGCTACATGCGGATCATAGAGACGGCACGCGATGCCGGTCGCAAATACGGCATCACGCTGACGATGATCTATCAGTCGATCGGCCAGATGCGCGAAACCTATGGCGGTCGCGACGCGGCAAGCAAGTGGTTCGAGAGTGCCAGCTGGATTTCGTTTGCCGCGATCAACGATCCAGAGACCGCCGATTACATCTCCCGACGCTGCGGCATGACCACGGTCGAGATTGACCAGGTGAGCCGCAGTTTCCAGGCAAAGGGATCATCACGAACACGCTCGAAGCAGCTCGCTGCCAGACCACTCATTCAGCCCCATGAAGTTCTGCGCATACGCGCCGACGAACAGATCGTCTTCACCGCAGGAAACGCGCCGCTCCGATGCGGACGAGCCATCTGGTTCCGGCGCGGCGACATGAAGGCATGCGTCGGCACGAACAGGTTTCACATGATCGGCGATACGCCAAAGACTGCATGA
- the traD gene encoding type IV conjugative transfer system coupling protein TraD: MARTMTSDARKKDTREKIELGGLIVKAGLRYEKRALLLGALIDAARRIKGDEGERSRLTAIGVEAFGNDYQ; this comes from the coding sequence ATGGCGAGAACGATGACATCCGACGCCCGCAAGAAGGACACGCGCGAAAAGATCGAACTCGGCGGCCTGATCGTAAAGGCCGGTCTGCGCTACGAGAAGCGCGCGCTGTTGCTGGGAGCGCTCATCGATGCCGCCCGCCGGATCAAAGGCGACGAGGGCGAGCGGTCCAGGCTCACGGCAATCGGCGTGGAGGCCTTCGGCAATGACTATCAATAG
- the traC gene encoding conjugal transfer protein TraC, with amino-acid sequence MKKPSAKIRDEIAKLQEQLKIAETREAERIGRIALKAGLGEIEIDEAELQAAFEQLTKRFRGGQGATTGGKKGPGDSSGQASTAADASGAGTGSGGEA; translated from the coding sequence ATGAAGAAGCCATCCGCGAAAATCCGCGACGAAATTGCCAAGCTGCAGGAACAGCTCAAGATCGCCGAGACAAGGGAAGCCGAGCGGATCGGCAGGATCGCGCTCAAGGCGGGACTGGGCGAAATCGAGATCGACGAGGCGGAACTTCAGGCAGCGTTTGAGCAACTGACCAAGCGATTTCGCGGAGGGCAGGGCGCTACGACCGGAGGGAAGAAGGGCCCCGGCGACAGCAGCGGACAAGCGTCGACCGCGGCGGACGCGTCTGGCGCAGGCACGGGCAGCGGTGGTGAGGCTTGA
- the traA gene encoding Ti-type conjugative transfer relaxase TraA — translation MAVPHFSVSVVARGSGRSAVLSAAYRHCAKMEYEREARVIDYTRKQGLLHEEFVIPADAPQWLRAMIADGSVAGASEAFWNKVEGFEKRSDAQLAKDVTIALPLELTAAQNIALMRDFVERHITAKGMVADWVYHDAPGNPHVHLMTTLRPLTEDGFGSKKVAVTGPDGKPIRNDAGKIVYELWAGSTEDFNAFRGGWFACQNTHLALAGLDIRIDGRSFEKQGIDLEPTIHLGVGAKAIERKAEQSDHKSETSTPKLERIELQEERRSENARRIQRRPEIVLDLITREKSVFDERDVAKVLYRYIDDVALFQSLMVRILQSPEALRLEREQINFATGIREPAKYTTREMIRLEAEMTNRAIWLAGRASHGVREAVRQATFARHSRLSDEQRTAIEHVVGGERIAAVIGRAGAGKTTMMKAARKAWETAGYRVVGGALAGKAAEGLEKEAGIVSRTLSSWELRWNQGRNLIDDNTVFVLDEAGMVSSRQMALLVEAVTKAGAKLVLVGDPEQLQPIEAGAAFRAIADRIGYAELETIYRQRQQWMRDASLDLARGNVRKAVDAYTAHGRMIGLRLKDEAVESLIAAWDRDYDPSKTSLILAHLRRDVRKLNDMARAKLVERGIVADGFAFKTEDGNRMFATGDQIVFLKNEGSLGVKNGMLAKVLEAAPGRIIAEVGEGEYRRQVTVEQRFYSNLDHGYATTIHKSQGATVDRVKVLASLSLDKHLIYVAMTRHREDLAVYYGRRSFAKSGGLVPILSRQNAKETTLDYEKGSFYGQALRFAEARGLHLVNVARTIAHDRLQWAVRQKQKLSDLRARLVAIGATLGLVRSSNEQSIPDTIKEAKPMVSGITTFPKSFDQAVEDKLAADPGLKKQWEDVSTRFQLVYAQPEAAFKAIDVNTMVKDQSVAQSTLARIAGEPESIGALKGKTGLLASRADKQDRERASANVPALGRNLERYLRERTEAELKHETEERAVRLKVSVDVPALSPSAKQTLERVRDAIDRNDLSASLEYVLADKMVKAELEGFAKAVSERFGERTFLPLAAKDTDGKTFETVTAGMTAGQKAEVRNAWDAMRAVQQLAAHERTTEALKQAETLRQTRSQGLSLK, via the coding sequence GTGGCCGTCCCTCACTTTTCCGTCAGCGTCGTCGCCCGTGGCTCCGGCCGCAGCGCCGTGCTGTCCGCGGCCTATCGACACTGCGCCAAGATGGAGTATGAGCGGGAAGCGAGGGTCATCGATTACACCCGCAAGCAGGGGCTCCTGCACGAAGAGTTCGTCATCCCGGCAGATGCTCCGCAATGGCTGCGCGCCATGATTGCCGATGGCTCGGTCGCCGGCGCATCCGAGGCCTTCTGGAACAAAGTGGAAGGCTTCGAGAAGCGGTCCGACGCGCAGCTCGCCAAGGACGTCACCATAGCCCTGCCGCTCGAGCTGACGGCCGCGCAGAACATCGCGCTCATGCGCGACTTTGTCGAGCGGCACATAACCGCGAAGGGCATGGTCGCCGACTGGGTCTATCACGACGCGCCTGGTAATCCGCATGTGCATCTGATGACGACATTGCGGCCACTCACCGAAGACGGTTTCGGTTCGAAGAAGGTCGCGGTAACAGGTCCGGACGGCAAGCCGATCCGCAATGACGCCGGCAAGATCGTCTATGAGCTTTGGGCCGGCAGTACTGAAGATTTCAATGCGTTTCGCGGCGGCTGGTTTGCCTGCCAGAACACGCATCTGGCGCTGGCCGGTCTCGACATCCGCATCGATGGCCGTTCCTTCGAAAAGCAGGGTATCGACCTCGAGCCAACCATTCACCTCGGCGTCGGCGCCAAAGCCATCGAGCGCAAGGCCGAGCAATCCGACCACAAGTCGGAGACCTCGACTCCCAAGCTCGAACGCATCGAGCTTCAGGAGGAGCGCCGCAGCGAGAACGCGCGGCGCATCCAGCGCCGTCCGGAGATCGTGCTCGACCTGATCACGCGGGAGAAGAGCGTCTTCGACGAACGCGATGTTGCGAAGGTGTTGTATCGCTATATCGACGATGTCGCTCTGTTCCAAAGTCTGATGGTCCGCATTCTGCAAAGTCCGGAAGCGCTCCGGCTCGAACGCGAGCAGATCAACTTTGCGACCGGTATTCGGGAACCCGCCAAGTATACGACGCGCGAGATGATCCGGCTTGAAGCCGAAATGACCAATCGCGCGATCTGGCTCGCCGGCCGCGCCTCCCATGGCGTCCGTGAGGCGGTGCGGCAGGCGACCTTTGCGCGCCATTCCCGTCTGTCGGATGAGCAGCGAACGGCGATCGAACATGTGGTTGGCGGCGAACGGATCGCCGCCGTCATTGGCCGCGCTGGCGCCGGCAAGACCACGATGATGAAGGCTGCCCGCAAGGCGTGGGAAACCGCCGGCTATCGTGTGGTTGGCGGAGCGTTGGCTGGCAAAGCCGCCGAAGGTTTGGAGAAGGAAGCGGGCATCGTTTCCCGAACGCTCTCGTCGTGGGAGCTTCGCTGGAACCAGGGCCGCAACCTGATCGACGACAACACCGTCTTCGTGCTGGACGAGGCCGGCATGGTTTCGTCACGGCAGATGGCGCTGTTGGTCGAAGCCGTCACCAAGGCCGGCGCCAAACTCGTCCTTGTCGGCGATCCGGAACAGCTTCAACCGATCGAAGCGGGTGCGGCCTTTCGCGCCATTGCCGATCGCATCGGCTATGCCGAACTCGAGACGATCTATCGTCAGCGTCAGCAATGGATGCGCGACGCCTCGCTCGATCTCGCGCGTGGCAATGTCCGCAAGGCTGTCGATGCCTACACCGCCCATGGTCGAATGATTGGTTTGAGACTGAAGGACGAGGCGGTCGAAAGCCTGATCGCAGCGTGGGACCGCGACTACGACCCTTCGAAGACCAGCCTGATCCTCGCACACCTTCGCCGCGACGTCCGAAAGCTCAACGATATGGCGCGTGCCAAGCTGGTCGAGCGTGGCATCGTCGCAGACGGATTTGCGTTCAAGACGGAGGACGGAAACCGCATGTTCGCGACCGGCGACCAGATCGTGTTCCTCAAGAACGAAGGTAGCCTTGGCGTCAAGAACGGCATGCTGGCAAAGGTGCTTGAGGCCGCGCCTGGCCGGATTATTGCCGAGGTCGGTGAAGGCGAGTACCGCCGGCAGGTCACGGTCGAGCAGCGCTTCTATAGCAATCTCGACCACGGCTACGCGACGACCATCCACAAGAGCCAGGGCGCGACCGTCGATCGGGTGAAGGTGCTTGCTTCCCTTTCATTGGACAAGCATCTCATCTATGTGGCCATGACGCGCCATCGCGAGGATCTCGCCGTCTATTACGGCCGACGCTCCTTCGCCAAATCCGGCGGCCTCGTCCCGATCCTGTCTCGCCAAAACGCCAAGGAGACGACCCTCGATTACGAGAAGGGGTCGTTCTACGGCCAGGCGCTGCGCTTCGCGGAAGCGCGGGGCCTTCATCTTGTCAACGTCGCCCGCACGATCGCACACGATCGCCTCCAATGGGCCGTTCGGCAAAAACAGAAACTCTCCGACCTTCGCGCCCGTCTAGTCGCAATCGGTGCGACGCTCGGATTGGTCCGCAGCAGCAACGAGCAATCCATCCCGGATACAATCAAGGAGGCCAAGCCCATGGTATCAGGCATCACCACCTTCCCGAAATCGTTCGATCAGGCGGTCGAAGACAAGCTCGCCGCCGATCCCGGGCTCAAGAAGCAATGGGAAGACGTCTCAACCCGCTTCCAGCTCGTCTATGCGCAGCCGGAAGCTGCCTTCAAGGCGATCGACGTCAACACCATGGTCAAGGACCAGTCGGTCGCGCAGTCCACCCTGGCAAGGATTGCCGGAGAGCCAGAGAGCATTGGCGCGCTCAAGGGCAAGACCGGTCTTCTCGCCAGCCGTGCCGACAAGCAGGATCGGGAAAGAGCGAGCGCCAATGTGCCGGCGCTCGGCCGGAACCTGGAACGCTATCTTCGTGAGCGGACCGAGGCCGAATTGAAACATGAGACGGAGGAGCGCGCGGTCCGGCTCAAGGTTTCGGTCGACGTCCCGGCGCTCTCCCCATCTGCCAAGCAAACGCTCGAACGGGTGCGCGATGCGATCGATCGCAACGATTTGTCCGCAAGCCTCGAATACGTGCTCGCCGACAAAATGGTGAAAGCGGAACTGGAAGGTTTCGCCAAGGCGGTTTCCGAACGTTTCGGGGAACGGACGTTCCTGCCACTGGCGGCGAAAGACACTGATGGCAAGACCTTCGAGACCGTCACGGCAGGCATGACGGCCGGCCAGAAGGCCGAGGTCCGGAACGCCTGGGACGCCATGCGGGCGGTTCAGCAGCTGGCTGCTCATGAACGAACGACCGAAGCGCTGAAGCAGGCCGAGACGCTGCGGCAAACTAGGAGCCAAGGACTCTCGCTGAAATGA
- the traF gene encoding conjugative transfer signal peptidase TraF — MTAGAGTRQAMTAQQRQATGIILVAALVAMLAIGTALAGGYRVNLTPSKPLGLWRIVPLDRPVAVNDLVFICPPATAEMREARARGYLRSGFCPGDVAPLIKTVIAVVGQRVEIGVDVRVDGRVVSSSSLALRDGKGRPLTPFPSGIIPPGYVFLHSAFPGSYDSRYFGPVPISGILGLAQEVFTYVP; from the coding sequence ATGACGGCGGGAGCTGGAACGCGCCAGGCGATGACCGCGCAACAACGACAAGCGACTGGGATCATTTTGGTTGCCGCATTGGTCGCCATGCTGGCGATCGGCACCGCCCTCGCCGGCGGTTACCGCGTCAATCTGACACCGAGCAAGCCACTCGGCCTGTGGCGCATTGTTCCGCTCGATCGTCCCGTTGCTGTCAATGACCTGGTGTTCATCTGCCCACCGGCAACCGCAGAAATGCGGGAGGCGCGAGCGCGCGGCTATCTCCGTTCCGGTTTCTGCCCGGGCGACGTCGCACCGTTGATCAAGACAGTGATCGCCGTTGTAGGACAGCGTGTCGAAATCGGCGTCGACGTGAGAGTGGATGGGCGGGTGGTTTCCTCATCCAGTCTCGCACTACGAGATGGAAAAGGCCGGCCGTTGACGCCGTTTCCGAGCGGCATCATACCGCCAGGATATGTCTTCCTGCATTCCGCCTTCCCCGGCTCCTATGACTCCCGATATTTTGGCCCGGTGCCGATCTCCGGCATTCTCGGGCTGGCGCAGGAGGTGTTCACCTATGTGCCGTGA
- a CDS encoding conjugal transfer protein TraB has translation MCRDYLQPALLIFASIAIGVVGWSGHVLLLPVALGFPVLWSIARTRSVAALISAGYFLAASRGLPQGVAAFYSSDIWPGLLLWLCASLSFVAVHTVLWAGAARARPFRYLLAAVVMAIPPFGITGWAHPVTAAGVLFPGWGWWGLGLMTAGLAGLVTRIWPAVAVAFAGVWLWSAAICTDPKLPEGWRGVDLQLGASLGREAGLQRQRDMIATVGNAASDGARYVVLPESALGFWTPTVERLWIGAFSDGDARVIAGAAMVAPGGYDNVLVAIDRKGGRILYRERMPVPGSMWQPWRSWFGENGGAQADFFANPVVAIGASRAAPLICYEQLIVWPILQSMLHDPDFVVAVGNGWWTEGTSIVAIQRAATTAWAKLFAKPFVLSFNT, from the coding sequence ATGTGCCGTGATTACCTTCAGCCGGCGCTGCTGATATTCGCTTCGATCGCGATCGGCGTGGTGGGCTGGAGCGGCCATGTGTTGCTTCTACCCGTCGCGCTGGGGTTTCCGGTTCTTTGGTCGATCGCGCGAACGAGATCAGTGGCGGCACTCATTTCAGCCGGATATTTCCTGGCCGCATCACGTGGTTTGCCGCAAGGCGTGGCCGCCTTTTACTCGTCGGATATCTGGCCGGGCCTGTTGCTCTGGTTGTGTGCGTCATTGAGCTTTGTCGCCGTTCATACGGTCCTGTGGGCCGGAGCCGCTCGCGCTCGTCCGTTTCGCTATCTGCTTGCGGCCGTCGTCATGGCCATCCCGCCATTCGGCATCACAGGCTGGGCGCATCCTGTCACGGCGGCGGGTGTTCTGTTCCCGGGATGGGGATGGTGGGGACTAGGGCTCATGACAGCTGGCCTTGCGGGCCTCGTAACCCGCATTTGGCCAGCTGTCGCCGTCGCCTTTGCAGGCGTTTGGCTATGGTCCGCCGCGATCTGTACCGATCCGAAACTACCGGAAGGCTGGCGCGGCGTCGACCTCCAGTTGGGCGCGTCGCTCGGCCGGGAGGCCGGTCTTCAACGTCAGCGTGACATGATCGCAACGGTGGGGAATGCGGCCAGCGACGGCGCCCGCTATGTGGTGCTGCCGGAAAGTGCACTTGGCTTCTGGACACCGACCGTGGAGCGGCTTTGGATAGGCGCTTTCAGCGATGGTGATGCCAGAGTCATCGCCGGCGCCGCGATGGTCGCCCCTGGAGGCTACGACAATGTGCTCGTCGCGATCGACAGGAAGGGCGGCCGCATCCTCTATCGCGAACGGATGCCGGTTCCCGGTTCGATGTGGCAGCCTTGGCGATCCTGGTTTGGGGAGAATGGCGGCGCCCAGGCGGATTTCTTCGCGAACCCGGTCGTCGCGATCGGTGCCAGCCGGGCAGCACCGCTGATCTGCTACGAGCAACTGATCGTTTGGCCGATCCTTCAGTCCATGCTCCACGATCCGGATTTTGTCGTCGCCGTGGGAAACGGCTGGTGGACCGAAGGGACGTCGATCGTCGCTATCCAGCGCGCCGCTACCACGGCCTGGGCGAAACTTTTCGCAAAGCCCTTTGTCCTTTCCTTCAACACCTGA